A genomic region of Thermoanaerobaculia bacterium contains the following coding sequences:
- the rpsU gene encoding 30S ribosomal protein S21 yields MPIVHVREEESFENALRRFKRKCEKAGVLTELKKRQHFEKPSVKRKRKAIQAKKKMLRKVQEERRMGL; encoded by the coding sequence GTGCCGATCGTGCACGTACGTGAAGAAGAGAGCTTCGAGAACGCGCTGCGACGTTTCAAGCGCAAGTGCGAAAAGGCCGGTGTGTTGACCGAGCTGAAGAAGCGTCAGCACTTCGAGAAGCCCTCCGTGAAGCGCAAGCGGAAAGCCATCCAGGCCAAGAAGAAGATGCTGCGCAAGGTCCAGGAAGAGCGTCGCATGGGCCTCTAG
- a CDS encoding Smr/MutS family protein, with product MNLPNPPRPDLRPESPDSNVVSGAAVAAPATLLALEFDSLLALFASEARTDLGAAVLRNLAPALAPSELLRRRARYEESERLTVEAPLVPGLGEGLAELVERLASGDPPLAGGEILRLAGLLAAGGEAAARISRADPPCTELARAVADLGDPRPLVAKIGRILDRKGEVRDDASPRLAALRRQVQGARERLYGRLEAIGGAHRELIGEETIPMRGGRLMLMVQAGNRGKLAGLVHGRSATGKSLYFEPLEVVEENNTLQGAVDELEGERQRLLYELLRDLAAETPLVRQMAGLVGELDALEAARRLAREIDAHLPVLAPQGYLRLVAARHPLLDPRLARRRERVLGARGHEGTVEPLAIELTPERRALVITGPNAGGKTVALKTLGLLALAAQAGLPIPAAAASEVPHFSSLVATVGDEQDLLADRSTFSGRLARLAEAYRAAGPESLALLDELGSGTDPEEGTALAVALLETLVERGGLALITTHLTGLAAAALELPGAACAAMEFEPSSGRPTFRLLPGSPGGSEALALARRMDLPAAWITRAEALLGDEHRDLRRLLAELEATRERLALEAEATRAVRADAALAGERLERERAALEAERRTLGARVRRELAEFRERVARELAGAAERMRAELAAGRKKSVAQQATSRLFAEAPQVDFEERASHDLPLGVGAQVRHAMLGWRGVVEKLTGDKVEVLANGKRLRLQAGDLVVEAAAEPPAKGRVSRSSGRDDVDRAPVAQELHLIGQRVEPALEEMDAFLDQAMLSGRAEVRIVHGHGSGRLRDAVRERLRKHAAVVASRPGAPNEGGNGATVVTLRD from the coding sequence ATGAACCTCCCCAACCCCCCCCGCCCGGATCTCCGCCCGGAATCCCCGGACTCGAATGTCGTCTCAGGTGCCGCCGTCGCCGCGCCGGCAACGCTCCTGGCGCTCGAGTTCGATTCTCTTCTCGCGCTCTTCGCCTCGGAAGCGCGCACCGATCTCGGCGCGGCAGTGCTCCGGAATCTGGCGCCGGCGCTGGCGCCGTCGGAGCTTCTGCGCCGCCGCGCGCGCTACGAGGAGAGCGAACGGCTCACCGTCGAAGCGCCGCTGGTGCCCGGGCTCGGAGAGGGCCTGGCGGAGCTCGTGGAGCGCCTGGCCTCCGGCGATCCGCCGCTCGCCGGCGGCGAGATTCTGCGTCTCGCGGGCCTGCTCGCGGCCGGCGGTGAGGCGGCGGCGAGAATCTCACGGGCCGACCCTCCCTGCACCGAGCTGGCGCGCGCCGTGGCGGATCTCGGCGACCCGCGTCCGTTGGTGGCGAAGATCGGCCGCATTCTCGATCGCAAGGGCGAGGTGCGCGACGACGCCAGCCCGAGGCTCGCCGCGCTGCGCCGTCAGGTCCAGGGCGCCCGCGAGCGGCTCTACGGCCGTCTCGAGGCGATCGGTGGCGCGCACCGCGAGCTCATCGGCGAGGAGACGATTCCGATGCGCGGCGGCCGCCTGATGCTCATGGTGCAGGCCGGGAACCGCGGCAAGCTCGCCGGCCTCGTGCACGGGCGGTCGGCGACCGGCAAGAGTCTCTACTTCGAGCCGCTCGAGGTCGTCGAAGAGAACAACACCCTGCAGGGCGCCGTCGACGAGCTCGAGGGCGAACGCCAGCGGCTGCTCTACGAGCTGCTGCGCGATCTCGCCGCCGAGACGCCGCTCGTGCGCCAGATGGCCGGGCTGGTGGGCGAGCTCGACGCGCTCGAGGCGGCGCGGCGTCTGGCGCGCGAGATCGACGCCCATCTGCCGGTGCTTGCTCCCCAGGGCTACCTGCGGCTGGTCGCGGCGCGCCACCCGCTGCTCGACCCGCGGCTCGCCCGGCGGCGCGAGCGGGTGCTCGGCGCGCGCGGGCACGAGGGCACGGTCGAGCCGCTCGCGATCGAGCTCACGCCTGAGCGTCGCGCGCTGGTCATCACCGGTCCCAACGCCGGCGGCAAGACCGTGGCCTTGAAGACCCTCGGCCTCCTGGCGCTCGCCGCCCAGGCCGGCCTGCCGATCCCCGCTGCCGCCGCGAGCGAGGTGCCGCACTTTTCGAGCCTCGTGGCCACGGTGGGCGACGAGCAGGATCTGCTCGCCGACCGCTCGACCTTCTCCGGGCGCCTGGCGCGCCTGGCGGAAGCCTACCGGGCGGCGGGGCCCGAGAGCCTGGCGCTGCTCGACGAGCTCGGTTCCGGAACCGACCCCGAGGAGGGTACGGCGCTCGCGGTGGCGCTCCTCGAGACGCTCGTCGAGCGCGGCGGCCTGGCGCTCATCACGACGCATCTGACCGGTCTCGCGGCGGCGGCGCTCGAGCTTCCCGGTGCGGCCTGCGCGGCGATGGAGTTCGAGCCGTCCTCCGGCAGGCCGACGTTTCGTCTTCTACCCGGTTCGCCCGGCGGCAGCGAAGCGCTCGCTCTCGCCCGCCGCATGGATCTGCCGGCGGCGTGGATCACCCGCGCCGAGGCGCTTCTGGGCGACGAGCACCGCGACCTCCGGCGTCTTCTCGCCGAGCTCGAAGCGACGCGCGAGCGGCTCGCTCTCGAAGCCGAAGCGACGCGCGCCGTGCGCGCCGACGCCGCGCTCGCAGGCGAGCGGCTCGAGCGCGAGCGCGCCGCGCTCGAGGCCGAGAGACGCACCCTCGGCGCCCGCGTCCGGCGCGAGCTCGCCGAGTTCCGCGAACGGGTGGCCCGCGAGCTCGCCGGCGCGGCCGAGCGCATGCGCGCCGAGCTCGCGGCCGGCCGCAAGAAGAGCGTTGCCCAGCAGGCAACCTCGCGCCTCTTCGCCGAAGCTCCCCAGGTCGACTTCGAGGAGCGCGCCTCGCACGACTTGCCCCTGGGCGTCGGCGCCCAGGTGCGTCACGCGATGCTCGGTTGGCGCGGTGTGGTCGAGAAGCTCACCGGCGACAAGGTCGAGGTGCTGGCGAACGGCAAGCGCCTGCGTCTCCAGGCGGGCGACCTCGTCGTCGAAGCGGCGGCTGAGCCGCCGGCGAAGGGGCGCGTCTCCCGCTCTTCCGGAAGAGACGACGTCGATCGGGCGCCGGTCGCCCAGGAGCTCCATCTCATCGGGCAGCGCGTCGAGCCGGCGCTCGAGGAGATGGACGCCTTCCTCGACCAGGCGATGCTCTCGGGCCGAGCCGAGGTGCGGATCGTCCACGGTCACGGCTCGGGCCGCCTGCGCGACGCCGTGCGCGAACGGCTGCGCAAGCACGCGGCAGTCGTCGCCTCCCGCCCCGGCGCCCCCAACGAAGGCGGCAACGGCGCCACCGTCGTGACGCTCCGCGACTGA
- a CDS encoding peptidoglycan DD-metalloendopeptidase family protein, with amino-acid sequence MRIGHVGRSPKTSSVGIATIAALALFAGVREARSQVQPREGGGGGFSGPTDEISDDFYQRVSAEVEANVAWLSQIGLLPDPDPLGAPLLGWPITTSGIGYFSPFGISNFVDQDGAAGWLDFNCGARSYNGHNGVDLFTWPYGWLGVDQSHVAVLAAAAGTIIAKDDGNFDRRCACTTNDPNYVVLQHADGSRTWYLHFKSGSTTTKPIGGAVAAGEKIGIVGSSGCSTGPHLHFEVHNAGAGDGPVLDPFDGACNFLNPGSLWQVQRPYREPTINHLATGSAAPVFPTCPTTETTNEKRRFEDGDTIYFVPYLRDETPAHPKHLEVRRPDGSIYSSWDHATPEAYDASHWWWVWQPFNAGGIAGRWTFRVTLNGVTRVRAFWIDTLFADDFEDANLAAWSSSAP; translated from the coding sequence ATGCGAATCGGTCACGTCGGACGATCTCCAAAGACGAGCAGCGTAGGGATCGCCACGATCGCAGCGCTCGCGCTTTTCGCCGGGGTGCGCGAAGCGCGCTCGCAAGTGCAGCCTCGCGAAGGCGGTGGCGGCGGATTCTCGGGTCCCACGGACGAGATTTCGGACGACTTCTACCAGCGAGTCTCGGCAGAGGTCGAGGCGAACGTCGCCTGGCTCTCGCAAATCGGCCTTCTGCCCGACCCGGATCCGCTTGGTGCACCGCTCCTCGGTTGGCCGATCACGACTTCGGGTATCGGCTACTTCTCGCCCTTCGGCATCTCGAACTTCGTCGATCAGGACGGCGCCGCCGGCTGGCTCGACTTCAACTGCGGCGCGCGGTCGTACAACGGCCACAACGGCGTCGACCTCTTCACCTGGCCTTACGGCTGGCTCGGGGTCGACCAATCGCATGTCGCCGTTCTTGCTGCGGCGGCCGGCACGATCATCGCGAAGGACGACGGCAACTTCGACCGCCGCTGCGCCTGCACCACGAACGATCCGAACTACGTCGTTCTGCAACATGCGGACGGCTCCCGCACCTGGTATCTGCACTTCAAGAGCGGCTCGACGACCACCAAGCCGATCGGCGGCGCGGTGGCTGCGGGCGAGAAGATCGGTATCGTCGGCAGCTCGGGCTGCTCGACCGGCCCGCACCTGCATTTCGAGGTCCACAACGCAGGAGCGGGTGACGGACCGGTGCTCGATCCGTTCGACGGCGCGTGCAACTTTCTGAATCCCGGCTCCCTCTGGCAGGTGCAACGCCCTTACCGCGAACCGACGATCAACCACCTCGCGACCGGCTCGGCGGCGCCGGTCTTCCCGACCTGCCCCACCACCGAGACGACCAACGAGAAACGACGGTTCGAAGATGGCGACACGATCTATTTCGTGCCCTACCTGCGCGACGAGACCCCGGCGCATCCGAAGCATCTCGAAGTGCGGCGCCCCGACGGATCGATCTACAGCTCCTGGGATCACGCGACACCGGAGGCTTACGACGCCAGCCACTGGTGGTGGGTCTGGCAGCCTTTCAACGCCGGCGGCATCGCGGGGCGCTGGACTTTCCGCGTCACCCTCAACGGCGTCACCCGCGTGCGGGCGTTCTGGATCGACACCCTCTTCGCCGACGACTTCGAAGACGCGAACCTCGCCGCCTGGAGCTCGTCGGCGCCCTGA